The Rhinatrema bivittatum unplaced genomic scaffold, aRhiBiv1.1, whole genome shotgun sequence nucleotide sequence AAATTTCCTGGAAGTAGTTTCATGCTGCAAACCTGCTAATGAGGGTCTGTTGCTTGGAAGCGCCAGGGAATGTGCTCTGCTGCGATTTGAAATGTCAAGGATAACAATTTACTAATGGATTCGTGCGAGAGAgacctgctgcttctcctcctctctctggcaGTTTCGCACAGTCCCGACGGCTTCCTCTGCTTTGTGTGGCACTGGCATTAACAGGGTCTTTCTCTCATCCCAGCTCTCTCCCACAGTCGCCAGTCCCAAAGGTACTCATTCATGGCCACACGAGGGAAAGACTCTTCTGATACAGGGAAGCAGGTCCAAGTCCCCAGATGGATTTCTAGTAACAGTGCACCCATCACAATATAAATAAAGTAGGTGAGAGCCTGGGCTCTTTTATGGCTTCATTTATCCCCTGCAAGCTTTCGTTTTTTTATGGGTGAGATATCATCCCTAACCTCTTGAACTTACTCTGGTTTCTTCTCCATTTGCTCTCTTACATGCAGGCCAAGGGATGTAGTGCCCGGCCTGTTGGAAAGCAGGATGCCTCTCCCCAAAACCGTGACCATCATCGCTCTGGCTGTCCCGCAGGCACCTGATAAAGCTGGAGATATTCATTCatgcttcagttcttcagcacTGAGCAGTGCTCCTGCCCTCAGGTGGTCCAGGGACTAAGCATCTGAGCTGGTCAATGTCTTTACCCCTTCAAGAGTTATGTCTGTCTCGGACACTGAGCCTTGCTCCGGATACAGCAAGGGTTCTGTGACTTTTCCCCTGCTGAATGCAATCGGGTGAATGTCCTGCAGaaactcaggggcagattttaaagtttttgggtacttgccaggttcttatggcctggattggccactgttggaaacaggatgctgggcttgatggacccttggtctgacccagtatggcattttcttatgttcttatgttcttagtacgcccacgcatacttttgttcacgcgaccggcgcaaacaagagtatgctggattttaatagatacgcgcgtagccgcacgtatcttttaaaatccggggtcggcacacacacggctgcccaaaatcggcagcttgcgcgcgccgagccgcgcagcctgcctccgttccctccaaggccgctctgaaattcttccacccccccccgcaccttcccctcccttcccctacctaacctatcccccccagccttatctaaacccccccacctttgtttgaaaagttacacctgcctaaggcaggcgtaactcgcacgcaccggccagctgccggtgtgcgattccccggcccgggagcagttttggaggcctcggccacgcccccgaaacacccccgggcaggaaccacgcccgtggccccgcccccggacgcCCCGCGgcgggcaccccccccccccccccccaagaaagccccgggacttacgtgtgtcctggggcttgcgcgcgccgccgagcctattcaacataggctcggcgcgcgcagggggagcttggggcaggttttcggggggtacgcatgtatcttacgtgcgtacccctttgaaaatctgcccctcagtttATTACTGATTCTTATTTTTATTCAGTCCTGTGTACGCCCAGAAAGAGAGGCTGCAAGACCATGGAAAGCTTAAAGGGGCCAATCTGATTGACTGTAATGTGCTCGGAACTCCTTAGGCTGGTGCTACCCTGGATGAGGCTCAAAAGACACAGGTAACCCTGCCGTGCCCCTATGAGGCTCCTTCACCTTAGCTTACAGGATAGCATTTTGTGTGGCTGTCTGAGCGCTGGCAGGCTGTGGGATGCAAAGCACAGGGAATGCAGTATTCAGTTATCTGTACCTTCCAAAAACGTGTAGATTGAGTCGTCGTGTACACAGCTAAATGCCCCAGCCAATACAATCAGATGTTATTTGAAAAGCAGACCTTCAGAAAATTGCCTCTAAGCACAATATTTTACAGCATTGTAAAAATCCAGGGAGAACCACCAGCAGCAGGAGAAAGGAATTTGCTGAGGGCGTTATCCTGGGGGATTCTTGCAGCTTTCTTTGTCAGGGTCTCCTCTGCAGTCAGGCACTGAGCTGATTCTTAATTTAGCAACAGAAAACACCAGGAATAGAACATCCATTCCCCTCTGTCCCAAAGCACATTCTGCATTCTGCTCATTGATCTCGTACGCTGCTCTATTTTTAGCTCCCAGTGCGTAGGAGCTCTCAAGGCTAGAATGTTAATGACAAGCCTGGACTGCAAACCCAGCAGGGAATAAAGCAGACGAGAGACAGATCACAAAGTGGTTAAGGtgggagaaataaaaaaaaaaacaaacaaaaaaaaaacccctaccacCATGGCAGTCCAGGCAGAGAGGAATGAATCCTGAAAGAGCATCCAAGGAAAGCATGCAAGCTCAATCACAAGTAGCAAACATGAGATGCCTTCAGACCAGACACTGGCTCAGATTCCTTGCAACACACAGTGTTAGCTGGGATAACGCATAGCAGCAGCCACTGTTGCACCCACCCCGAAAGTAATTCTGCTGTAACAATGTCCAATTCATCTAACAAGTGCACGAATTTGAGCCGATTTTGTTGGCAGAATTTGACAGCTGCAACAAAAGAGATCATTGTAGCATGTAACGCTCATACAGGGAAGTGCACTGAAAAAAAGTCTTTGTTCCACTGTCATTTTGCATTCAGCATTTGGGTTTTGGTGCTGGGCAAGTGCATGCTACTTGGTGAAAGAGTTCTCTGTACATTATTACTTGTCCGGATCGAGATCAGGAGACAGCTGTGGCTTCCATTTGTGAACGCCAGTGGAGCTGACACGGGTGCAGGTAACTGTGTCATCCTGGGAGTGGAAATGTCGCAGGTATCCTTCCTTAAGGCTTCCTAAATCTGGCCCCGATGAGGAGGGTAATCTCGCTCCTTGTGTTCTCCACAGAAAGAAATGACCAGAcggagcaggaggagaggagagaaataaAGCAGCGGCTAACCAGGAAGGTAAGGCACCGACATCTTTATCTCTTTCAAAGTGAGCGATGAGTTTCCCCAGACTTGGTCAGTGGGGGCCCAACCCTGCCCTATGCCAAAATGGACTAAAAACAGCTAGGGGACATCCCGTTGACTTGAAATCCTCTACCTGCATGCACTCACGAATGGCTCCCAGCCCCTTTGGTTTGGGAAAG carries:
- the LOC115082649 gene encoding phosphatase and actin regulator 3-like isoform X1, whose amino-acid sequence is MSNSSNKCTNLSRFCWQNLTAATKEIIVACNAHTGKCTEKKSLFHCHFAFSIWVLVLGKCMLLGERVLCTLLLVRIEIRRQLWLPFVNASGADTGAERNDQTEQEERREIKQRLTRKLNQRPTVDELRDRKILIRFSDYVEVAKAQDYDRRADKPWTRLSAADKAAIRKELNEYKSNEMEVHASSKHLTRYHRP